A stretch of Corynebacterium timonense DNA encodes these proteins:
- a CDS encoding succinyltransferase, with translation MTLGARATGIANIASDGTVLDTWYPSPTLVTGEEELSSLVDGTHRVSARELSDRFLNLVGMDRDRLVELVPVRTTISDLSQPPLDTHDVYLRLHLLSHRLVRPLELNLTDCLTHLVPVVWTNKGPCLPDNFEFIRVNLRARGQIHVYGIERLPRMVDYVVPSGVSIAEAERVRLGAYLAPGTSVLREGYVSWNSGSLGPARIEGRLSSAVTIGEGTELGVSSTLIARHGEGRNRTPLRVGSGCRLHPSAGVIGVELGDRCEIGVNVMLEPDTAVADSRSGNVVPASEIAGHGDISITYEPHSPCPVVRPR, from the coding sequence ATGACACTCGGAGCGCGCGCGACCGGCATTGCAAACATCGCATCCGACGGGACGGTGCTGGACACGTGGTACCCCTCCCCCACCCTCGTCACCGGCGAGGAGGAGCTCAGCTCGCTTGTCGACGGCACACATCGCGTCTCCGCCCGCGAACTGTCCGACAGGTTCCTCAACCTCGTCGGCATGGACCGAGACCGCCTCGTCGAGCTCGTGCCGGTGCGCACCACCATCTCCGACCTGTCGCAGCCCCCACTCGATACCCACGACGTCTACCTGCGCCTCCACCTGCTTTCCCACCGGTTGGTGAGGCCTCTCGAGCTCAACCTCACCGACTGCCTGACGCACCTTGTGCCCGTGGTGTGGACCAACAAGGGCCCCTGCCTGCCGGATAACTTCGAGTTCATCCGGGTCAACCTGCGCGCCCGCGGGCAGATCCACGTCTACGGCATCGAGCGCCTGCCGCGCATGGTCGACTACGTCGTCCCCTCCGGCGTGTCCATTGCGGAGGCCGAGCGCGTCCGGCTGGGCGCCTACCTCGCGCCGGGCACCTCGGTGTTGCGCGAGGGCTACGTCTCGTGGAATTCCGGCTCACTCGGCCCGGCGCGCATCGAGGGGCGGCTGTCGTCCGCCGTCACCATCGGCGAGGGCACCGAGCTGGGCGTGTCCTCAACGCTCATCGCGCGGCACGGCGAGGGGCGCAACCGGACGCCGCTGAGGGTGGGAAGCGGCTGCCGCCTGCACCCGTCGGCGGGCGTCATCGGGGTGGAGTTGGGGGACCGCTGCGAGATCGGCGTCAACGTCATGCTCGAGCCGGACACGGCGGTCGCTGACTCGCGATCCGGGAACGTGGTCCCAGCCAGTGAGATCGCAGGTCATGGCGATATAAGCATCACCTACGAGCCCCACTCGCCCTGCCCCGTGGTCCGCCCGCGCTAA
- a CDS encoding TIGR00730 family Rossman fold protein: protein MAPHKTPRPDRERKLRGPLMLRSEDRQASTYDQRLLESLGSSDHDWKHADPWRVMRIQSEFVAGFDALSDLPKAVTVFGSARLGEGTPEYEQSCELGKALVEAGYAVITGGGPGLMEGPNRGAHNAGGMSVGLGIELPFEQGLNDWVDLGLNFRYFFARKTMFLKYSQAFISLPGGYGTLDEVFEMLVMVQTGKVTNFPMVLLGCEFWGGLVEWIRSQQLARGLISEGDDELFLVTDSIEEAVDHIVRAHKVMTDERIRGRKGEGGLR from the coding sequence GTGGCGCCCCACAAAACCCCCCGACCCGACCGCGAGCGAAAGCTGCGCGGCCCCCTCATGCTGCGCAGCGAGGACAGGCAGGCGTCGACCTATGACCAGCGCCTGCTCGAGTCGCTCGGAAGCTCCGACCACGACTGGAAGCACGCCGACCCGTGGCGGGTGATGCGCATCCAGTCCGAGTTCGTCGCTGGCTTCGACGCGCTGTCGGACCTGCCCAAGGCCGTCACCGTCTTCGGCTCCGCCCGCCTCGGCGAAGGCACCCCGGAGTACGAACAGTCCTGCGAGCTGGGCAAGGCGCTCGTGGAGGCCGGCTACGCCGTCATCACCGGCGGCGGTCCGGGCCTCATGGAGGGCCCGAACCGGGGCGCGCACAACGCCGGGGGTATGTCCGTGGGCCTGGGCATCGAGCTCCCGTTCGAGCAGGGGCTTAACGACTGGGTCGACCTGGGCCTGAACTTCCGCTACTTCTTCGCCCGCAAGACCATGTTCTTGAAGTACTCGCAGGCCTTCATCTCGCTGCCCGGCGGCTATGGCACCCTCGACGAGGTCTTCGAGATGCTTGTCATGGTGCAAACCGGTAAGGTGACCAACTTTCCGATGGTCCTTCTCGGCTGCGAGTTCTGGGGTGGGCTCGTCGAGTGGATCCGGAGCCAACAGCTCGCGCGCGGTCTCATCTCCGAGGGCGACGACGAGCTCTTCTTGGTCACCGACTCGATCGAGGAGGCCGTCGACCACATCGTGCGGGCGCACAAAGTCATGACGGACGAGCGCATCCGCGGCAGGAAGGGCGAAGGAGGCCTCCGCTAG
- the dapE gene encoding succinyl-diaminopimelate desuccinylase, giving the protein MASLDLFADPVDLTAALIDIESPSHHEGAIADAIHEALSRIDGIELIRSANTVVARTNAGKEQRVVLAGHVDTVPLADNTPHRMSDGVLYGCGSVDMKSGLACYLGAFARFATSQSSPFDLTLIAYEGEEVATKYNGLFHLERDRPELLAGDIALLGEPSGAVIEAGCQGTIRVLINAHGTRAHSARSWLGVNAAHRLAGVLSRVARYEPRSVTIAGCEYREGLNVVGMSGFVATNTIPDEAQLVINFRYAPDRSVEAAKEHLEQVLALDEDLELVWDDVAPAALPGLDDPVAAGLVRAVGGTFRAKFGWTDVARFSNLGIPAVNYGPGDPGYAHKKDEQCPVEQIRTVRRTLDAYLAADTAPRAGCDSDSAN; this is encoded by the coding sequence GTGGCTTCCCTTGACCTGTTTGCAGACCCCGTCGACCTGACGGCGGCACTCATTGACATCGAGTCTCCGTCCCACCACGAGGGGGCGATCGCCGACGCGATCCACGAGGCGCTCAGCCGGATCGACGGCATCGAGCTCATCCGCTCCGCCAACACGGTCGTCGCGCGCACGAACGCGGGCAAGGAGCAGCGCGTGGTGCTCGCCGGCCACGTGGACACGGTGCCCCTGGCCGACAACACCCCGCACCGCATGAGCGATGGGGTGCTGTACGGCTGCGGGTCGGTGGACATGAAGTCCGGCCTGGCGTGCTACCTCGGGGCGTTCGCTCGCTTTGCGACGTCCCAGAGCTCGCCGTTTGACCTCACGCTCATTGCCTACGAAGGCGAGGAGGTGGCCACGAAGTATAACGGCCTGTTCCACTTGGAGCGCGACCGCCCCGAGCTGCTCGCTGGCGACATCGCCCTGCTCGGGGAGCCTTCGGGCGCCGTCATCGAGGCAGGCTGCCAGGGCACGATCCGCGTCCTTATCAACGCGCACGGCACCCGCGCCCATTCGGCGCGCAGCTGGCTGGGAGTGAACGCGGCGCATCGCCTCGCCGGAGTGCTGAGCCGCGTGGCGCGCTACGAGCCGCGCAGCGTCACCATCGCCGGGTGCGAGTACCGCGAGGGGCTCAACGTCGTGGGCATGAGTGGCTTCGTGGCCACCAACACCATCCCCGACGAAGCGCAGCTGGTGATCAACTTCCGCTACGCGCCGGACCGCAGCGTGGAGGCAGCGAAGGAGCACCTCGAGCAGGTGCTCGCGTTGGACGAGGACCTCGAGCTCGTGTGGGACGACGTCGCTCCCGCCGCGCTGCCGGGACTCGACGACCCCGTCGCCGCGGGCCTGGTCAGGGCGGTTGGGGGGACGTTCCGTGCGAAGTTCGGATGGACGGATGTGGCCCGCTTCTCTAACCTGGGCATTCCGGCTGTTAATTATGGGCCCGGCGACCCGGGCTACGCCCACAAGAAGGACGAGCAGTGCCCGGTAGAGCAGATCCGCACCGTGCGGCGGACCCTCGACGCCTACCTGGCGGCTGACACAGCCCCTCGAGCAGGCTGTGACTCTGACTCGGCCAACTAA
- a CDS encoding amino acid permease, which produces MSHTVPPPAQGSGLRRELKTRHLTMMGLGSAIGAGLFLGTGVGIQAAGPAVILAYLVAGAITVCVMQMLAEMVAARPSSGTFSTYAEQAFGPWAGFAVGWLYWFMMIMIMAVEITGASAIIATWFGISPWIPALAAIVVFTAINLAAVRNYGEFEFWFALIKVAVIVAFLVLGALLWLGLLPGADFVGLSNVAEVGFMPNGWGGVATALLAVAFAFGGIEMVTIAAAESEEPETAVHSAIRSIIWRISIFYVGSVILIALLLPYEQIDGATDASESPFTAVLHLANIPGAVGIMEAVIVVALLSACNTQIYGSSRFLHNLAERGDAPAFFRATDARGVPLRGVIVSVVFGFVAVALQYWNPPGLLPFLLNAVGGCLVVIWFVIAFSFIRLHPRLATNGELTHVRMWAPSVLPWVTVAVAAAIVALMATTPDGRFQILAVAVVVGVITLIGVLYTSTSTFRRNAADAEERNVR; this is translated from the coding sequence ATGTCTCACACCGTCCCACCCCCTGCGCAGGGCAGCGGGCTGCGCCGCGAGCTGAAGACCCGCCACCTGACGATGATGGGCCTCGGCTCCGCCATCGGCGCAGGTCTTTTCCTCGGCACCGGCGTCGGTATCCAAGCCGCCGGGCCCGCCGTCATCCTCGCCTACCTCGTCGCGGGCGCCATCACCGTCTGCGTGATGCAGATGCTCGCGGAGATGGTCGCCGCACGCCCCTCCTCCGGCACCTTTTCCACCTACGCCGAGCAGGCGTTCGGGCCCTGGGCCGGGTTCGCCGTGGGGTGGCTGTACTGGTTCATGATGATCATGATCATGGCCGTGGAAATCACGGGCGCCTCCGCCATCATCGCGACCTGGTTTGGCATCTCCCCGTGGATCCCGGCGCTCGCCGCCATCGTGGTGTTTACCGCAATCAATCTCGCCGCCGTGCGCAACTACGGCGAGTTCGAGTTCTGGTTCGCGCTGATCAAGGTCGCCGTCATCGTCGCCTTCCTCGTCCTGGGCGCCCTGCTGTGGCTCGGCCTACTGCCCGGCGCCGACTTCGTCGGCCTGTCCAACGTTGCCGAGGTCGGCTTCATGCCCAACGGCTGGGGCGGGGTCGCCACCGCCCTGCTCGCCGTGGCCTTCGCCTTCGGCGGCATTGAGATGGTCACCATCGCCGCGGCGGAGTCCGAGGAGCCGGAAACCGCCGTGCACTCGGCCATCCGCTCGATCATCTGGCGCATCAGCATCTTCTACGTCGGCTCCGTCATCCTCATCGCGCTGCTGCTGCCCTACGAGCAGATCGACGGCGCCACAGACGCCTCCGAGTCACCCTTTACAGCGGTGCTGCACTTGGCCAACATCCCTGGCGCGGTCGGCATCATGGAGGCCGTCATCGTCGTAGCGCTATTGTCGGCGTGCAATACGCAGATTTACGGCTCCTCCCGCTTCCTGCACAACCTCGCCGAGCGTGGAGACGCCCCGGCGTTCTTCCGCGCCACCGACGCCCGCGGCGTGCCGCTGCGCGGCGTCATCGTCTCCGTCGTCTTCGGATTCGTCGCCGTCGCCCTGCAGTACTGGAACCCGCCGGGACTTCTGCCCTTCCTGCTCAACGCCGTGGGCGGCTGCCTCGTGGTCATCTGGTTCGTCATTGCCTTCTCGTTCATCCGCCTGCACCCGCGGCTCGCAACCAACGGCGAGCTCACCCATGTGCGCATGTGGGCGCCCTCCGTATTGCCCTGGGTCACCGTCGCGGTGGCCGCGGCCATCGTCGCGCTCATGGCCACCACCCCCGACGGGCGCTTCCAGATCCTCGCCGTCGCCGTCGTCGTCGGCGTGATCACCCTGATCGGTGTCCTCTACACCTCCACCAGCACCTTCCGTCGCAACGCCGCCGACGCCGAAGAAAGGAACGTTCGATGA